From the genome of Lysinibacter sp. HNR:
CTACGTAAGTCCTGGTGTGCTTGTACCTAAACCAAACCAGGTTTTAATAAACGCTTCTTTATTGAAAGGCGAAAACATGCCCATCTTTGCAAAAACAGCAACACGTCTTGGAGTTGCCCTTTCCACCGTTGTCCTGGCAATCAGTGTAACGGCCTGCACCGCTCAAACCAATAGCGACGACGCACTCAACACAGGAACATCCGACGCAGATTATGACGCGTGGTATGCCCGCTACAGTCAGTGCATGAAGGAACAGGGAATAGATATTGACGGGGGAAACAGTGCCTCCGGCGACAGCTCAAGCATAGGAGCCGACCTCAGCACGAAGCTTGACGATGGCTCTCCCAGCGCCAGTGAAATGGAGGCCGCAAACAGAAAATGCATCAACCTGGTGGGTAACGCTCCGGTACAGGAAGGTTTTGTACACTCCACCCCAGAAGAAACGCAAGAGGAAGCCCTGAAGCAGGCCCGTTGCCTCAGAGAGAAGGGACATGACGTGCCAGATCCGGTTTTCGACGGCGGCATGACGAGATTCACAATGGAAGACTCGATACCCGAAGCTGATATACAGGCGTGCTCACAGTAACTTCTTCTCCGAAAGATAAAAATGCGAAAAAATCATGTACGCCTGTGGGCATTTAGCGCTGTTGCTGTGCTTTTTGCCGGGGCAATCACTGCTGGCATTGTACTCAGCGGAATCACTGCACCTCCCGCAAGCGAAACACAACACAAAGACCAAAATACGGTTCCCGTTAGCCGGGGAAACCTCGTTGAACAAACTCGAACAAGGGGGTCACTTACATACGCGAACATTCGACAAATAGGTTTTACCGGAGGAGGAATCATCACCGAGGTTCCCACCGTGGGAGAGAACGTTGGAATGGGAGGGTCTCTCTTCCGAGTAAACAATGCTCCAGTTTTTCTCTTCCACGGGGAGCTTCCTGCGTGGCGTGAATTTGCTGAGGGAATGAGTGACGGACCCGATATTGCGCAGCTTAAAACCAACCTGACGAACCTGGGATTTTATAACGGCAGGATTGACCAGAGGTTCGATGAGCGGCTCAGAGCGTCCATCGCCCGGTGGCAGAAATCCGTCGGTATAGAACAAAATTCGGTGCTTGACTTGGGAAGGATTGTTTTTCTTCCCTCAGATGTCCGAATCAACTCTGTAAAGGCCTCCGTGGGAGATCAAGCCGGCTCTGACGTTCTTACCGTTTCGAGCCTATCCAGGCAGGTGGAGGCCTATTTTGATACAGCTCTGCGTGATCTTGCTCAAGAGGGAGCCGCCGTCACTGTGCAATTACCCAATGGCTCTCAGATTGGCGGGACAATAACGAGGGTAGACCCACCAACTGAACAGGAGAACTCAGCCGGAGAAAAAACAGTACGAATTCCCGTTTATATTAAGCTTGACGATAACGGAGCAGCCGAGGGAATCGGAAATGTCTCCGTAACTATTCTTGCAACCCAGATCAAACGAGAAGATGTCCTCCTCCTCCCGGTGTCCGCTCTTCTTGCTCAGCCCGGCGGTGGATTTGCCGTTGAAAAGGCTACGGGCTCTCAGCCACAGACCGTTGTAACAGTACCGGTCGAACTGGGGCTCTTTGCAGACGGCCAGGTTGAACTCACCGGCGGAGAGATCGCCGAGGGCGATACGGTTGTGGTGCCAGAATGAACACGCTCATAGAGCTGAAAGACGTTTCTCGCGTCTACGGCTCTCCTCCCACGACGGCCCTCGACAAGGTCAGTCTCCTGATTAACGAGGGGGAACTAACCGCCGTTGTCGGCCCGAGCGGATCGGGAAAGTCCACACTTCTCAACATCATAGGAACCCTGGATCGACCGTCTACCGGGACTGCCCGAATCGCGGGACAAGATGTTTCTCAATTAACCGACTCCAAACTATCCGCGCTTCGAGCACACACAATTGGTTTCGTTTTTCAACAATTCCACCTTTCTGAAGGCGTCAATGCCCTCAACAACGTGGCAATGGGCTTGTTATACACGGGCGTCCCCGCCCGGGAACGCCGTGCTCGGGCCGAAGTCGCCCTGCAGCGGGTGGGGTTAGAAGCTCGAATGCTGCATCGCCCCAACCAACTTTCGGGAGGAGAGCGTCAACGTGTGGCTATTGCACGGGCACTCGTAGGAGAGCCTCCTCTTCTTCTCGCAGATGAACCAACCGGAAATCTCGATACCGTTTCCGGCACGGGAGTCATGAACCTACTCACCGAGCTGAACCTCTCCGGCACAACAATCGTTGTCATCACACACGACACGGAGCTCGCAAAAAATATGCCAAGACAAATAGTGATGCGAGACGGGCAACAGATAGCCGATAGACGCAGGGAGCCTCAGAAATGACAGATAGCTACAGATCGCACCTCCGTAGTAAAGACCTGCTTGCTCTCGGCTTTCACGGCTCGCGGGCGCATCCGGTACGCGCTATTCTGTCTGCCCTCGGCATTGCAATCGGTATTGCCGCAATGGTGGCAGTTATCGGAATATCGACATCGAGCCAGGCTCTTGTCAAGGAAAAGCTAGCCGCATTAGGAACTAATATGCTTACGGTAACGGCCGGTGAAACGATATTTCGTCAGGATGCTACCCTACCCCTGGAGTCTGTCGAGCGGGTAAAGCGCCTGCCCCAGATAAAAGAGGTCAGCTCTACCGCTCTTCTCGACAATATTAATGTTTATCGCAACGCCCACATTGATCGAGGAATTACCGGTGGCCTCAGAGTTATGGCTGCAGAGGGAAACCTGCTTAAGACCGTTGAGGCGAAACTTGCTGCAGGTCGCTGGCTCAATCCTGCCACGGAACAGTTTCCAGCGGTGGTATTAGGAAGTACCGCTGCTGAACGCCTGGGAATTACACGAGCGGGAACCCTCATTCATATTGGGGAGTATAACTTTGTTGTGGTGGGCATTCTTCAGAATTCTCCCCTTACCCCTGATCTAGATACCGCAGCTCTGATTGGGGAAGCTATTGCAACCCAGCTCTTTAACTATGATGGCTCACCTACAACCCTGTACCAGCGCACCCAACCGGATGCAGTACAAAGAGCGCGCTCCCTGCTCCCGGCAACGGTTAACCCCGAAGCCCCAGGAGAGGTCAGAGTGAGCCGACCGTCGGACGCGTTAGCGGCACAAAACGCTGTCGATCAGGCATTCACCGGATTGCTTGTGGGGGTGGGGTCTATCGCACTGCTCGTCGGAGGAATCGGGGTTGCCAACACCATGATCATTTCGGTTCTCGAACGCCGCCGAGAAATCGGACTTCGCCGCTCGCTCGGTGCCACACGAGGTCATATTCGAGCCCAGTTCCTCTGTGAGGCCGTGTTGCTTTCGTCATACGGAGGAGTCGCGGGCGCCCTGCTCGGCTGGGTAATTACCGCTTTTGCGGCGGGAGCAAACGGATGGCCAACGGTTGTTCCCCCACTGGTACTAGCGGCGAGTGTCATTGTCACAACGCTGGTGGGCGCTATAGCCGGAGTGCTCCCCGCCATCCGGGCGGCACGAACCTCTCCCACGGCAGCACTCAGTTCCTAACGCATACCCGGTGGTGTGCGCGACCCGTCTCGCGCACACCACACCGTATAACGCGCCGTCGACGAGGCTCTCTTCTGTTTCTGAGCGCAACGATTAGGTTGTCACTGCCCAAGGTTACCTCGCTCTGTTTCCAGAAGATTAACGTGTTCTGGTTTTTTCTCTTTTTTATGCAGCAAAATTACAGGAAATTTTGGCAAAATTTGTCTTTGGGGAAACAGCAAAGTCTGTGTCAGAGTCTTTCTGTTGATTATGCATCAAAGCGGGGGGTTCATATTTTTAGCAGGCAGAAAATCATACGGCAGCGAACATTTCAACTGACAGCCATAGTTTTGTCTATAGTGTCCATACTGGGAACCAGCCTGATGACACAGGCCGCTCACGCACAAAGCATCTCAGCAGCAAATCTTACCCAGGGATCGGTCTCCCCCTCCCTCGGCCCCATAAACGGAACAGCAAACGTTGAGGTTGTTGTTCCGCTCGATGTACAACAGGTAGATGGTTCCCGCTCCGCCACGTATATACTCGCGGGTGGGCGGGTATACGCCGCGGGAGACAACTCCAGACAGCAACTCGGCCTTCCCGCTGGCACCTCCTTTGGCGCGTCCAGATCCGAGCGTCCCTGGCTTGATGAGGTTCCTATCCCCCTACCTAACGAGGTATCAATTGCGCAGCTTGCCGGAGGAGGCTTCGCTTCTTCACACGTTCTTGATACAAACGGCAGGGTCTGGTCTTGGGGCTATGACGACAACCGTGGCGTATTTGGGACGGGAAGGACAAACGAATATCGACTACCGTCAGAGACACCGGTTCCTCCAGGCGTCACCTTTAATCAGATCCGAAGCGGAACTTACTCCACCCTTGGTCTCACCCCCGAGGGTGAACTTTGGGGTTGGGGCTCCAACATTAATGGTGTGCTTCAGAGCAGCGCCACAGCGGGAAACTCCGCGCCCAAAAAACTCGCGCTCCCCGAGGGGGTGGAGGTTGCAGATTTTATTGTGGGCAACTACTACGTTCTTATACTCA
Proteins encoded in this window:
- a CDS encoding peptidoglycan-binding protein: MRKNHVRLWAFSAVAVLFAGAITAGIVLSGITAPPASETQHKDQNTVPVSRGNLVEQTRTRGSLTYANIRQIGFTGGGIITEVPTVGENVGMGGSLFRVNNAPVFLFHGELPAWREFAEGMSDGPDIAQLKTNLTNLGFYNGRIDQRFDERLRASIARWQKSVGIEQNSVLDLGRIVFLPSDVRINSVKASVGDQAGSDVLTVSSLSRQVEAYFDTALRDLAQEGAAVTVQLPNGSQIGGTITRVDPPTEQENSAGEKTVRIPVYIKLDDNGAAEGIGNVSVTILATQIKREDVLLLPVSALLAQPGGGFAVEKATGSQPQTVVTVPVELGLFADGQVELTGGEIAEGDTVVVPE
- a CDS encoding ABC transporter ATP-binding protein; this encodes MNTLIELKDVSRVYGSPPTTALDKVSLLINEGELTAVVGPSGSGKSTLLNIIGTLDRPSTGTARIAGQDVSQLTDSKLSALRAHTIGFVFQQFHLSEGVNALNNVAMGLLYTGVPARERRARAEVALQRVGLEARMLHRPNQLSGGERQRVAIARALVGEPPLLLADEPTGNLDTVSGTGVMNLLTELNLSGTTIVVITHDTELAKNMPRQIVMRDGQQIADRRREPQK
- a CDS encoding ABC transporter permease, translating into MTDSYRSHLRSKDLLALGFHGSRAHPVRAILSALGIAIGIAAMVAVIGISTSSQALVKEKLAALGTNMLTVTAGETIFRQDATLPLESVERVKRLPQIKEVSSTALLDNINVYRNAHIDRGITGGLRVMAAEGNLLKTVEAKLAAGRWLNPATEQFPAVVLGSTAAERLGITRAGTLIHIGEYNFVVVGILQNSPLTPDLDTAALIGEAIATQLFNYDGSPTTLYQRTQPDAVQRARSLLPATVNPEAPGEVRVSRPSDALAAQNAVDQAFTGLLVGVGSIALLVGGIGVANTMIISVLERRREIGLRRSLGATRGHIRAQFLCEAVLLSSYGGVAGALLGWVITAFAAGANGWPTVVPPLVLAASVIVTTLVGAIAGVLPAIRAARTSPTAALSS